The Malus sylvestris chromosome 12, drMalSylv7.2, whole genome shotgun sequence genome contains a region encoding:
- the LOC126592149 gene encoding putative protein FAR1-RELATED SEQUENCE 10 yields MSKAGIPPHQILSSIRQGNPHLQVVSRNIYNLRAKIVKESPAGRPVIQALLEELGEGGFTYNIEYDHEGHLTHLIFAHPLSIELTKSYPYVFVMDCTYKTNKYKMPLLNIIGVSSFNTSFYSCFVFMQNEKEEDYVWALKMFSKILGVDNHPMVIITDRELALMNAIRIVFPSTSNLLCVWHIKKNILANCKAHFEEEVDWIDFISTWTILIQSPNETSFNEAWSLFEVKYEEKKFVLKYILGTWLPYKEKFVSSWSEKVTHFGNRVTSRAEASSSSDLPSQCKGHFLKTMGLPCAHMIREMNIEVLQLNDIHPQWRIDRRLFVNDRHVSLDNEHDQISGLLLEFKKYEKLPLTQKEDTKRQLCEFIDTSLPLTLEPNVKPHKGRPMGSKNRKESSSTKRGPSKFEIEEKAQKRARRV; encoded by the exons ATGAGTAAGGCTGGTATACCACCACACCAAATTCTATCTTCGATTCGGCAAGGCAATCCTCATCTTCAAGTAGTTTCTCGAAACATCTATAATCTAAGAGCTAAGATTGTGAAGGAGAGTCCGGCTGGGCGTCCAGTTATTCAAGCATTATTAGAAGAACTTGGTGAAGGTGGTTTCACTTATAACATTGAGTATGATCATGAAGGCCACTTGACTCATTTGATCTTTGCTCATCCCTTGTCTATAGAGTTGACCAAGAGCTACCCATATGTTTTTGTGATGGATTGCACATATAAGACCAACAAGTATAAGATGCCATTATTGAATATCATAGGAGTTTCAAGTTTCAACACATCCTtttattcttgttttgttttcatgcAAAATGAGAAAGAAGAGGATTATGTGTGGGCTCTAAAAATGTTTAGTAAGATTTTGGGAGTTGATAATCATCCTATGGTGATTATAACGGATAGGGAGTTGGCATTAATGAATGCTATACGCATTGTCTTTCCGAGTACTTCCAATCTTTTGTGCGTGTGGcatattaagaaaaatatacttgCAAATTGTAAAGCTCATTTTGAGGAAGAAGTTGATTGGATTGATTTCATTTCTACTTGGACAATTTTAATCCAATCTCCTAATGAAACATCATTCAATGAAGCTTGGAGTCTTTTTGAAGTTAAGTACGAGGAGAAGAAATTTGTTTTGAAATATATTCTTGGTACTTGGCTTCCATATAAAGAAAAGTTTGTAAGTTCATGGTCAGAGAAAGTTACCCACTTTGGTAACCGTGTTACTTCAAGAGCCGAAG CCTCAAGTTCTTCTGATCTTCCATCTCAATGTAAGGGTCATTTTCTCAAGACAATGGGTCTTCCTTGTGCTCACATGATTAGAGAGATGAATATTGAAGTCTTGCAACTAAATGACATACATCCACAATGGAGGATTGATAGAAGATTGTTTGTCAATGATCGTCATGTAAGCTTGGACAATGAACATGATCAAATAAGTGGCCTTCTATTGGAGTTTAAAAAGTATGAAAAGTTGCCTCTTACTCAAAAAGAGGATACCAAAAGGCAACTTTGTGAATTTATTGATACTTCTCTTCCATTAACTCTTGAGCCTAATGTTAAACCTCACAAAGGTCGTCCAATGGGTtctaaaaatagaaaagaatcaAGCTCTACAAAGCGTGGTCCTTCAAAGTTTGAAATAGAGGAGAAGGCTCAGAAACGTGCTCGACGG GTGTGA